In the genome of Methanococcoides sp. LMO-2, one region contains:
- a CDS encoding recombinase family protein, giving the protein MVNKKVAIYIRTSTDKQKESIELQTEELTKYCQLKGYEIYNNYVDFGYSGKNTDRPAFNLLMEDAKDKKFDVVLTTKIDRFARSILDLLVTVEKLKEYEIDYAATDQPIDTSSAMGTLTLQIMASFAEFERKIINERMKAGREAAEKNGKICHRPRKEISRKKLEELVGKGLSANACGKFFGVTASTITHRLVEYGYVYENGEWRIKYI; this is encoded by the coding sequence ATGGTAAATAAAAAAGTTGCAATTTACATTAGGACTTCGACAGACAAACAAAAAGAATCGATTGAATTACAAACAGAAGAATTGACAAAATATTGTCAGTTGAAAGGTTATGAAATCTACAATAATTATGTTGATTTTGGTTATTCTGGAAAGAATACCGATAGACCTGCATTTAATTTATTGATGGAAGATGCAAAAGATAAAAAGTTTGATGTTGTTCTTACAACAAAGATTGACAGGTTTGCACGTTCAATTCTTGATTTACTGGTAACAGTTGAAAAACTGAAAGAATATGAAATTGATTATGCTGCAACAGACCAACCAATTGATACTTCTTCTGCAATGGGTACGCTGACACTTCAAATAATGGCATCATTTGCTGAATTTGAAAGAAAGATAATCAACGAAAGGATGAAAGCAGGAAGGGAAGCAGCAGAAAAGAATGGTAAAATTTGTCATCGACCAAGAAAAGAGATTTCCAGAAAGAAACTTGAAGAACTTGTCGGAAAAGGATTATCAGCCAATGCATGCGGAAAATTCTTTGGTGTAACTGCATCGACAATTACACATCGATTGGTTGAGTATGGATATGTTTATGAAAATGGAGAATGGAGAATTAAATACATCTGA
- a CDS encoding integrase, producing RVPSLGSDKKATTIGMISSNSLHSNEVYMIDYAATKKDFGKWLFNRIGEPTAKSYISYLDRYLIGIVIEDVDDLIKISSTVHKGWNPYAKSVRNLINYHLEKRLISNSGAIELKNHLKLKKTGTDTFVPSDEAVKSVLNECTNEQIKILMQLIYYSGIRITEAVKIVTEFDSKNLHFFDDVAYYDIDWERGTKKAFKAFMPSNFAKKLTKMNLDKDYARKYIGIKGLPLKYGRNFFIDKCVKVGIQESLIKYMIGHSDGSVLMTNYLEKLNNSIGAYRKVAPVIDGILA from the coding sequence CGGGTCCCAAGCTTGGGAAGCGACAAAAAAGCAACAACAATAGGCATGATTTCTTCAAATTCACTGCATTCAAATGAAGTGTATATGATTGATTATGCAGCCACAAAAAAAGATTTTGGAAAATGGTTGTTCAATAGAATTGGTGAACCAACTGCAAAATCTTATATCAGCTATTTGGATAGATACTTGATTGGTATAGTAATAGAAGACGTAGATGATTTAATTAAGATATCATCTACTGTTCACAAAGGTTGGAATCCATACGCTAAAAGCGTAAGGAATCTAATCAATTATCATTTGGAAAAACGATTGATATCAAACAGTGGAGCTATAGAATTAAAGAATCATCTTAAACTTAAGAAAACTGGCACTGACACCTTTGTTCCAAGTGATGAAGCTGTGAAATCTGTATTAAATGAATGTACTAATGAACAAATAAAAATCTTAATGCAACTCATCTATTATAGTGGTATAAGAATCACAGAAGCTGTCAAGATTGTGACTGAATTTGATTCGAAAAATCTACACTTTTTTGATGATGTCGCATATTATGACATTGATTGGGAACGTGGAACAAAAAAAGCATTCAAAGCATTCATGCCATCCAATTTTGCAAAAAAGCTGACGAAAATGAATCTCGATAAAGATTATGCAAGGAAATACATCGGCATTAAAGGTCTTCCGTTAAAATATGGACGGAATTTTTTCATCGATAAATGTGTAAAGGTAGGAATTCAGGAATCCCTCATCAAGTATATGATAGGACATTCTGATGGTTCTGTCTTAATGACAAACTACCTTGAAAAACTCAATAATTCAATTGGTGCTTATAGAAAAGTTGCACCTGTAATTGATGGAATACTTGCATAA